From Caballeronia insecticola, a single genomic window includes:
- the lpxC gene encoding UDP-3-O-acyl-N-acetylglucosamine deacetylase, with translation MLKQRTIKTVVKTVGIGLHSGRKVDLTLRPAPIGTGIVFSRIDLPQPVDIPASAMAIGDTRLASVLQKDGARVSTIEHLMSACAGLGIDNLYVDVTAEEIPIMDGSAASFVFLIQSAGIEEQNAPKKFIKVKKPVEVRDGDKFARLEPYFGFRLSFTIDFRHPAVDKTGQALEVDFATTSYVREIARARTFGFAHEVEMMRELGLARGGSMDNAIVLDEYRILNNDGLRYDDEFVKHKMLDAIGDLYVVGHPLLASYKAYKGGHAMNNMLLRELLANEDAFEIVTFEDTKTAPRGFAFDTQTAFA, from the coding sequence ATGTTGAAGCAGCGAACAATCAAGACCGTCGTCAAAACCGTGGGAATCGGGCTTCATTCCGGCCGCAAGGTCGATCTGACGCTGCGCCCCGCGCCGATTGGCACGGGCATCGTGTTTTCGCGCATCGACCTGCCTCAGCCGGTCGACATTCCCGCGTCCGCCATGGCTATCGGCGATACGCGTCTCGCGTCCGTGCTGCAGAAAGACGGCGCGCGCGTGTCGACCATCGAGCATTTGATGTCGGCGTGCGCGGGTCTCGGCATCGACAATCTGTATGTCGACGTGACCGCCGAAGAAATTCCGATCATGGACGGCAGCGCGGCTTCTTTCGTGTTTCTGATCCAGTCGGCGGGTATCGAAGAGCAGAACGCGCCGAAGAAATTCATCAAGGTGAAGAAGCCCGTCGAAGTGCGCGACGGCGACAAATTCGCGCGCCTCGAACCGTATTTCGGCTTCAGGCTGAGCTTTACCATCGACTTCCGTCATCCCGCGGTCGACAAGACCGGGCAGGCGCTTGAAGTGGATTTCGCGACCACATCGTATGTGCGCGAGATTGCGCGGGCCCGCACGTTCGGCTTCGCGCACGAAGTCGAGATGATGCGCGAGCTGGGTCTCGCGCGCGGCGGCAGCATGGACAACGCCATCGTGCTCGACGAATACCGCATCCTCAACAACGACGGCCTTCGTTACGACGACGAGTTCGTGAAGCACAAGATGCTGGACGCCATCGGCGACCTTTATGTGGTCGGCCATCCGCTGCTGGCTTCGTACAAGGCGTACAAGGGCGGCCACGCGATGAACAACATGCTGCTGCGCGAACTGCTCGCGAACGAAGACGCTTTCGAGATCGTCACGTTCGAGGACACAAAGACAGCGCCGCGCGGCTTCGCCTTCGACACGCAGACGGCCTTCGCCTGA